In Chaetodon trifascialis isolate fChaTrf1 chromosome 23, fChaTrf1.hap1, whole genome shotgun sequence, the following proteins share a genomic window:
- the LOC139351067 gene encoding RING finger protein 228 has protein sequence MTGDVVPAPEQGDPAAAASGPSSTSGEPVDVECPICYQEYNQYNKCPRMLECLHVFCTECLQRIQLCPCEPPDPHSPPAIPCPLCRHLTPLEAGDALSLPCSSRILARLPPMAFRLPVTVATRLATVTQRVVLSLEGDSRDTRFIILPTVSLRVQQMHPDRLYGTAPGLVGEEEVIQQSKKTLFCVQLLAVIFWVLFVITCVVGVVFGPHFLNRKL, from the coding sequence ATGACGGGGGATGTTGTACCAGCTCCTGAACAGGGGGACCCAGCTGCCGCAGCATCCGGCCCCAGCAGCACCTCTGGGGAGCCCGTGGATGTAGAGTGTCCCATCTGCTACCAGGAGTACAACCAGTACAACAAATGCCCCCGGATGCTGGAGTGCCTCCATGTTTTTTGCACCGAGTGCCTTCAGAGGATCCAGCTCTGCCCCTGCGAGCCCCCTGACCCCCACAGCCCTCCAGCCATTCCCTGCCCCCTGTGTCGCCACCTCACCCCTCTGGAGGCTGGTGATGCCCTCTCCTTACCCTGCAGCTCCCGCATCCTGGCCAGGCTGCCCCCCATGGCCTTCCGCCTGCCTGTGACCGTGGCGACCCGCCTGGCCACGGTCACCCAGAGAGTGGTGCTCTCCCTGGAGGGCGACAGCAGGGACACCCGCTTCATCATCCTGCCCACCGTCAGCCTGCGGGTGCAGCAGATGCACCCGGACAGGCTGTACGGCACGGCGCCAGGCCTGGTGGGGGAAGAGGAAGTCATACAGCAGAGCAAGAAGACGCTGTTCTGcgtgcagctgctggctgtcatCTTCTGGGTGCTGTTTGTGATCACCTGTGTGGTCGGGGTGGTGTTTGGGCCACATTTCTTGAACAGGAAACTGTAA
- the LOC139351587 gene encoding RING finger protein 227 produces the protein MYSELECGICYRTYNAGGRCPRQLRCKHSFCESCLLALSRPRGPDEARLGADRSIVCPLCRHTTAISGEGKVRAELRVDECVLERLLAAGVLDQEEDEPEGDGCEDSEGATPPETPAEGSDSLAGSRGGRLRASWRKAWRTISGKSSRQRGRENCMSGDDIRNLAMMSCYMF, from the exons ATGTATTCAGAGCTTGAGTGCGGAATTTGTTACCGGACCTATAACGCAGGTGGACGGTGTCCGCGGCAGCTCCGATGCAAACACAGCTTCTGTGAGAGCTGCCTGCTGGCCCTGTCACGACCCCGGGGGCCCGATGAGGCACGTCTGGGAGCGGACAGATCGATCGTCTGCCCGCTGTGCCGACATACCACAGCCATCTCCGGAGAGGGGAAGGTGAGAGCCGAGCTCAGGGTGGATGAGTGCGTCCTGGAGCGGCTGCTCGCTGCGGGGGTCCTCgaccaggaggaggacgagCCGGAGGGAGACGGCTGCGAGGACAGCGAGGGGGCGACGCCTCCCGAGACTCCGGCCGAGGGGAGTGACTCGCTCGCGGGCTCAAGAGGTGGGAGGCTCCGGGCGTCCTGGAGGAAAGCTTGGCGGACGATAAGCGGGAAGAGCTCACGGCAGAGGGGCAGAGAAA ACTGTATGAGCGGTGATGACATAAGGAACCTCGCCATGATGTCCTGCTACATGTTTTAA